A genomic stretch from Argiope bruennichi chromosome 2, qqArgBrue1.1, whole genome shotgun sequence includes:
- the LOC129958506 gene encoding uncharacterized protein LOC129958506 — protein MTNIASFPVTVSAHSTLNFSKGVISCGELFHTPVAEITKDLGSQGVTYVRRITIRKDGRLETKHLILTFHSSKIPEYIKAGYMKLAVRPYIPNPLRCFKCQRFGHSKASCRGSLTCASCAEIGHENSDCTASEKCFNCKGSHMSFSRSCPSWILEKEVIAEKVKKGISYPEAKRMVKARRPVD, from the coding sequence ATGACAAACATTGCATCCTTTCCAGTGACCGTCAGTGCACATTCGACTTTAAACTTTTCCAAAGGAGTAATATCTTGCGGAGAACTTTTTCATACTCCAGTTGCTGAAATAACTAAGGATTTGGGAAGTCAAGGGGTTACTTATGTCCGTCGTATAACAATACGAAAAGATGGACGCCTTGAAACCAAGCATTTGATACTAACATTTCATTCGTCTAAAATACCTGAATACATTAAAGCTGGTTACATGAAATTGGCAGTCCGGCCTTATATCCCCAATCCCTTACGATGTTTCAAGTGTCAGCGTTTTGGTCACTCCAAAGCTTCTTGCCGCGGATCTCTAACTTGCGCCAGCTGTGCAGAAATAGGTCATGAAAACTCTGACTGTACCGCATCGGAAAAATGCTTCAATTGCAAAGGTTCGCATATGTCCTTTTCTCGCTCCTGTCCATCGTGGATATTGGAAAAGGAAGTGATTGCTGAAAAGGTGAAGAAAGGCATTTCATATCCAGAAGCAAAGCGAATGGTGAAAGCTCGTAGACCTGTTGATTGA